One Ornithorhynchus anatinus isolate Pmale09 chromosome 2, mOrnAna1.pri.v4, whole genome shotgun sequence DNA segment encodes these proteins:
- the TPD52L1 gene encoding tumor protein D53 isoform X3, with product MISEEEREELKTELVKLEEEVSTLRQVLSAKEKHRLEIKQKLGMTLMDELRQNLSKGWHDVQTTSAYKKTHETLSQAGLKATAALNNMGMAISRKFGDMR from the exons ATGAtttcagaagaagaaagagaagaattgAAGACAGAACTAGTTAAG CTTGAGGAAGAGGTATCTACTTTACGCCAAGTTTTATCCGCCAAAGAGAAGCACCGGTTGGAAATCAAGCAGAAGCTTGGAATGACCCTGATGGATGAGCTCAGACAGAACCTCAGCAAGGGCTGGCACGACGTGCAGACCACGTCCGC CTACAAGAAGACGCACGAAACTCTGAGTCAAGCCGGACTGAAGGCAACTGCGGCTTTAAATAACATGGGGATGGCCATCAGCAGGAAGTTTGGAGATATGAG